Proteins encoded in a region of the Chryseobacterium piperi genome:
- a CDS encoding helix-turn-helix domain-containing protein has protein sequence MQEPEYNNFKISVPHEFENIFSHFYFAENTSGHPITKTLLPTYQTILLFCFGERASMTTKENTTITVDKCLVFGPIRHSFEYTLPVKTSILVANFKDDAFFRFFGQVIVDQHSAINPDELLAENCFTDLWYRLSNINSTKAQIDHILEFCRPYLQNQDSTSQLLSHFKNENINPIKAIAEKTNQSERTIQLKQKEQFGYSSKEINRYNRFSKAIQLIEKEIENQNKVEWFSIIDQCNYYDQSQLIHDFKHFIHLSPSQYLKFQQDICNPKSE, from the coding sequence ATGCAAGAACCAGAATACAATAATTTCAAAATTTCCGTACCTCACGAATTCGAAAATATATTTTCTCATTTTTATTTTGCTGAGAATACTTCAGGGCACCCCATCACGAAAACGTTACTCCCCACCTACCAGACTATCCTGCTGTTTTGCTTTGGCGAAAGAGCTTCAATGACAACGAAAGAAAACACCACCATAACCGTTGACAAATGCCTGGTATTTGGGCCTATAAGACATTCTTTTGAATATACTTTACCAGTGAAAACTTCTATTTTAGTAGCCAATTTTAAAGATGATGCGTTTTTCAGGTTTTTTGGACAAGTTATCGTTGACCAGCATTCAGCAATAAATCCCGATGAATTATTAGCAGAAAACTGTTTTACCGATTTATGGTACCGTCTTTCAAACATAAACTCTACGAAGGCTCAGATAGATCACATCCTGGAATTTTGCAGACCTTATCTCCAAAACCAGGATTCTACCAGTCAGCTTTTAAGTCATTTTAAAAATGAAAATATAAATCCCATTAAAGCTATAGCAGAAAAAACGAATCAAAGTGAAAGAACCATTCAACTCAAGCAGAAGGAACAGTTCGGATATTCTTCAAAAGAAATCAACCGTTATAATCGTTTTTCAAAAGCAATACAGCTAATAGAAAAGGAAATAGAAAACCAGAATAAAGTAGAATGGTTCTCCATCATCGATCAATGTAATTACTATGATCAAAGCCAGCTGATCCATGATTTTAAACATTTCATCCACCTATCACCTTCTCAATATCTGAAATTCCAACAGGATATCTGCAATCCCAAATCTGAATAA
- a CDS encoding GNAT family N-acetyltransferase, giving the protein MIRKAKDTDLYELQQLFTDTIHHVCIHDYNDEQIRVWSSGIENKERWERVFKNQLVLVSTDHDRITGFCTLDKGHYIDFLFVHKDYLRKGIGSLLYTHMEQEAIKQNQKILTADVSKTAKPFFENMGFKVIQEQTVAVKGVDFINYKMKKNL; this is encoded by the coding sequence ATGATCAGAAAAGCAAAAGACACAGATTTATATGAGCTGCAACAGCTTTTTACAGATACCATTCATCATGTATGCATCCACGATTACAATGATGAACAAATCAGAGTCTGGAGTTCAGGTATTGAAAATAAAGAACGATGGGAGCGGGTTTTCAAAAATCAACTGGTTTTAGTCTCAACAGATCATGACAGAATCACCGGTTTCTGTACTCTGGATAAAGGGCATTATATTGATTTCCTATTTGTTCATAAAGATTACCTTCGTAAGGGAATAGGTTCACTATTGTATACTCATATGGAACAGGAAGCAATTAAGCAAAATCAAAAAATCCTGACAGCAGATGTAAGTAAAACAGCCAAACCCTTTTTTGAAAACATGGGATTCAAAGTAATCCAAGAACAAACAGTAGCGGTAAAAGGCGTTGATTTTATCAACTATAAAATGAAAAAAAACTTATAA
- a CDS encoding TlpA family protein disulfide reductase, with protein sequence MKQISQFIFLLSFCSIYSQSNFKMEISAPVFEKDSISIAPPMGMGETHKLYNFTIQPNKNVRFMKGFNTAFIKINDPNIVTGQIEYPQPIIFGYFNAIEKGGYGSDIFFIEKGDYTIQIKNKNLDFISGSETSTNAEYKRLKKQLEIADKKLKPYEANDPRDIEYKQKLLKAYINENPSSYVAFWEIVNDFSKYGFDRSYVENMSLFSKKVKGIFSYKEFDKVLKIESSTGVGENFPDLQLNASDKINKSTFSDYKITLIDYWATTCKPCIKDVPKLVSLYENYKAKGVQFISVADDTMKERMERANKILAENKVTWENYFDLNKEFRTKLHATGYPLQILVDQNGKIISRKFGNLDEITAEIEKYIQ encoded by the coding sequence ATGAAACAAATTTCACAATTTATATTTCTTTTATCATTTTGTTCCATTTATTCCCAGAGCAATTTTAAAATGGAGATTAGTGCTCCAGTGTTTGAGAAAGACTCAATATCTATAGCTCCTCCAATGGGAATGGGAGAAACTCACAAACTGTACAATTTCACGATACAGCCCAACAAAAATGTAAGATTTATGAAAGGTTTTAATACTGCTTTTATAAAGATTAATGATCCAAATATAGTGACCGGGCAAATAGAATACCCCCAACCTATTATATTTGGATACTTTAATGCTATCGAAAAAGGAGGATATGGATCTGATATTTTCTTCATCGAAAAGGGAGACTACACTATCCAGATTAAGAATAAAAATCTGGATTTTATTTCAGGTTCCGAAACATCAACTAATGCAGAATACAAAAGGTTGAAAAAACAGCTTGAAATAGCAGATAAAAAATTAAAGCCCTATGAGGCTAATGACCCAAGAGACATTGAATATAAACAGAAGCTATTGAAAGCTTACATCAATGAAAATCCGAGCTCATATGTAGCATTTTGGGAAATTGTGAATGATTTTTCAAAATACGGTTTTGACAGAAGTTATGTTGAGAACATGTCATTATTCTCTAAAAAGGTTAAAGGAATCTTCAGTTATAAAGAATTTGATAAGGTTCTTAAGATAGAAAGTTCTACAGGCGTGGGAGAAAATTTTCCTGATCTTCAGCTTAATGCGTCTGATAAGATCAATAAATCAACCTTTTCAGATTACAAAATCACATTAATAGATTATTGGGCAACTACCTGCAAACCGTGCATTAAAGACGTTCCTAAACTGGTTAGTCTATACGAAAATTATAAGGCTAAAGGAGTACAATTTATAAGTGTTGCTGATGATACGATGAAAGAGAGAATGGAGCGTGCGAATAAAATACTAGCCGAAAATAAAGTAACCTGGGAAAATTATTTTGACCTGAATAAAGAATTCCGTACCAAACTGCACGCTACAGGCTATCCATTACAAATCTTGGTGGATCAAAATGGAAAAATTATATCCAGAAAATTTGGAAACCTGGATGAGATTACAGCAGAAATTGAGAAGTATATCCAATAA
- the dapB gene encoding 4-hydroxy-tetrahydrodipicolinate reductase, whose amino-acid sequence MIKVFVAGATGWAGSELSKAIFKQEGMQLSGGLSRSNNGKNLAELLNLGDDKIPVFDTIEKALDSVDFDVLFDYTKPDIAKVNILAALKRGKRVIVGTSGLTTEDYTEIEKTALENNTSVLAVGNFAITVVLLQKFAEIAAKYIPNYEIIDYAHELKIDTPSGTVRELAHRLAQVQKPLVHIPDEQLIGEKATRGADMEGVHVHSVRLPGHVIAVETIFGLKDEKLIIRHDSGTSAEPYVKGGLLAIEKIGTFKGLRRGLDTVMDF is encoded by the coding sequence ATGATCAAAGTATTCGTTGCAGGAGCTACCGGATGGGCAGGCTCTGAGCTGAGTAAAGCTATTTTTAAACAAGAGGGAATGCAACTTTCAGGAGGCTTATCCCGTTCCAATAATGGGAAAAACCTTGCCGAACTCCTGAATCTGGGAGATGATAAGATCCCGGTATTTGATACGATTGAAAAAGCACTCGACTCAGTGGATTTTGATGTATTGTTTGATTATACCAAACCCGACATTGCTAAAGTCAATATACTTGCTGCCCTGAAAAGAGGGAAAAGAGTTATTGTCGGGACTTCAGGATTAACGACAGAAGATTACACTGAAATTGAAAAGACAGCTTTGGAAAATAATACTTCCGTACTGGCTGTTGGAAACTTTGCCATTACGGTTGTCCTTTTACAAAAATTCGCAGAAATTGCCGCAAAATATATTCCCAATTATGAAATCATCGATTATGCGCATGAGCTTAAAATTGATACACCAAGTGGAACGGTAAGAGAGCTCGCACATCGTCTTGCCCAGGTTCAAAAGCCCCTAGTTCATATTCCTGATGAACAGCTGATTGGTGAAAAAGCAACGAGAGGTGCAGATATGGAAGGTGTGCATGTTCATTCCGTAAGACTTCCTGGACATGTCATTGCTGTAGAAACTATTTTTGGATTAAAAGACGAAAAATTAATCATCAGACACGATTCCGGAACCAGTGCCGAACCTTATGTCAAAGGAGGATTATTGGCCATTGAAAAAATAGGAACGTTTAAAGGACTTAGAAGAGGATTGGATACCGTGATGGATTTTTAA
- a CDS encoding NAD(P)H:quinone oxidoreductase: MKNISKIISVFLLLIMTQSIMAQEHKAKVLVLFYSDNGGTYELAKEISKGIENKGNAQAIIKQIKVSTNPKLKDIPVASIEELATYDGIAFGSPIYFGNISTGMSEFLSKTVSLWTNHSLEGMPATVFMSAGSGAGKELAIQSFWNSLAVHGMVLVSNGIRGIENVNKNIPQGNTVLGVTSLASVKNVERPSESERYIARLQGENFAKVATALKGTFANKAATNNSSNEKSADINAVLKQKQIMLLQVPKPAGNYQPFVRSGNLIFINQVALKDGKILNPGKLGVTLNEDQVKEATKATMLNVLSVLNEAVGGDLDRVKRCVQLTGIFNTKDDYTKHADLMNVASDLTVEVFGEKGKHARATLGASSIPVNSSVEIQAIFEVE; the protein is encoded by the coding sequence ATGAAAAATATAAGCAAGATTATCAGTGTTTTTTTACTCCTGATAATGACCCAATCTATCATGGCACAAGAACATAAAGCCAAAGTTTTGGTTCTCTTTTATTCAGATAATGGTGGAACCTATGAATTAGCCAAAGAAATATCAAAAGGAATTGAAAACAAAGGAAATGCACAAGCTATAATTAAGCAGATAAAAGTATCAACGAATCCTAAATTGAAAGATATTCCAGTTGCTTCTATTGAAGAATTAGCTACGTATGATGGAATTGCTTTTGGCTCTCCCATTTATTTCGGAAATATCAGTACTGGAATGAGTGAGTTTTTATCAAAAACCGTTAGCTTATGGACGAATCACTCTTTAGAAGGCATGCCTGCTACCGTATTTATGTCTGCGGGAAGCGGTGCCGGAAAAGAGCTGGCAATACAATCATTTTGGAATAGCCTGGCAGTTCATGGAATGGTTTTAGTTTCGAATGGCATTCGTGGTATTGAAAATGTAAATAAAAATATTCCTCAGGGAAATACGGTATTAGGAGTAACCAGTCTGGCATCTGTAAAAAATGTAGAACGTCCCAGTGAAAGCGAACGTTATATAGCCAGGCTACAGGGAGAAAACTTTGCCAAAGTAGCCACAGCACTAAAAGGAACCTTTGCCAATAAAGCCGCTACAAACAATTCTTCAAATGAAAAGTCTGCCGACATTAATGCTGTTTTAAAACAAAAACAGATTATGCTTCTGCAAGTTCCTAAACCTGCCGGAAATTATCAGCCTTTTGTACGTTCCGGGAACTTGATCTTTATTAATCAGGTGGCTCTGAAAGATGGTAAAATTTTAAATCCGGGAAAACTCGGAGTGACATTGAACGAAGATCAGGTGAAAGAAGCAACAAAAGCAACAATGCTAAATGTTTTATCGGTTTTAAATGAAGCTGTAGGCGGCGATTTAGATCGTGTGAAACGATGTGTACAACTAACCGGAATTTTCAACACCAAAGATGACTATACCAAACATGCCGACTTAATGAATGTCGCTTCTGATTTAACAGTAGAAGTATTCGGAGAAAAAGGAAAACATGCCAGAGCTACCTTGGGAGCTTCTTCAATCCCCGTTAATTCTTCCGTAGAGATTCAGGCAATTTTTGAGGTAGAATAA
- a CDS encoding helix-turn-helix domain-containing protein → MQNAKIKCGLIEEGKGLYNDAISKDAYVWYEKDWQHDDYEHIHERAQLTYVEEGYQYLHIEQKIYLVPKNHVIWIPSGVKHRTTSEAKTVNLMVILFKTVIRSDFFKDVHVFAAPPVLKEMLLYASKWNKLESEDGEQKLFLKALLNSLPNFCNESRFLEIPVPEDHRLIPVCDYVNNHYHENLNVGDMADLAKMSVRSLQRIFKEETGITLQKYGQLIRILKSVELIDTKQYTLSEIAFKVGYKSLSAFTSSYISIMKEGPKVKKNISF, encoded by the coding sequence ATGCAAAACGCCAAAATAAAATGTGGGTTAATTGAAGAGGGTAAGGGCCTCTACAACGATGCTATTTCGAAAGATGCTTATGTGTGGTATGAAAAGGATTGGCAGCATGACGATTACGAGCATATACACGAAAGAGCCCAGCTCACCTATGTGGAAGAAGGATATCAGTATTTGCATATTGAACAGAAGATTTATCTTGTTCCTAAAAATCATGTAATCTGGATTCCTTCGGGAGTAAAACACCGGACTACTTCTGAAGCAAAAACAGTAAACCTGATGGTTATCTTATTTAAAACAGTCATTCGATCTGATTTTTTTAAAGACGTACATGTTTTTGCTGCACCCCCGGTTTTAAAAGAAATGCTTTTATATGCTTCTAAGTGGAACAAACTAGAATCTGAAGATGGAGAACAGAAGTTGTTTTTGAAAGCTTTATTAAACAGTTTGCCTAACTTTTGCAATGAGAGCCGGTTTTTAGAAATTCCTGTTCCGGAAGACCATCGGCTTATTCCGGTTTGCGATTATGTTAACAATCACTACCATGAGAATCTGAATGTAGGAGATATGGCCGATCTTGCAAAAATGTCTGTACGAAGTTTACAACGGATATTTAAAGAAGAAACAGGGATTACGCTCCAGAAGTACGGGCAATTGATCAGAATTTTAAAAAGTGTAGAACTTATCGACACCAAACAGTATACATTGAGTGAAATTGCTTTCAAAGTGGGGTATAAAAGCTTGTCGGCTTTTACATCTTCTTATATTTCTATTATGAAAGAAGGGCCGAAAGTAAAGAAAAATATCAGTTTCTAA
- a CDS encoding YqaE/Pmp3 family membrane protein yields MLLAILLPFLSFIVRGKILTGIVCFILQITVIGWIPAAIWAAMSLTNERAEKRNDKLIRAVRESQK; encoded by the coding sequence ATGTTATTAGCTATTTTACTCCCATTTTTATCGTTCATCGTTCGTGGGAAAATATTGACCGGAATTGTATGTTTTATTTTACAAATCACTGTGATTGGCTGGATTCCTGCTGCTATTTGGGCTGCTATGTCACTAACCAACGAAAGAGCAGAAAAACGTAATGATAAACTGATTCGGGCTGTAAGGGAAAGCCAAAAATAA
- a CDS encoding tetratricopeptide repeat protein, whose protein sequence is MDNITLRLENVKKLQAKRWENDDHWDTINELLIKELDEILSIEPKNTSALINMGAIYSDMGENEKALVYLKTALTLHSEDKNLFINLAIVMIYMEKHQEEYLEYLEEAEDKTENPLTFKAYFDPQSH, encoded by the coding sequence ATGGATAATATAACATTAAGATTAGAAAACGTAAAAAAACTCCAGGCAAAAAGATGGGAAAATGATGATCATTGGGATACCATCAATGAACTTTTAATCAAAGAATTAGATGAAATTTTAAGCATTGAACCCAAAAACACGTCCGCTTTAATCAATATGGGTGCAATCTATTCTGATATGGGAGAGAACGAAAAGGCATTAGTGTATTTAAAGACTGCATTAACTTTACATTCTGAAGACAAAAACCTATTTATCAACCTGGCCATCGTCATGATCTATATGGAAAAGCATCAGGAGGAGTACCTTGAGTATCTTGAGGAAGCTGAAGACAAAACCGAAAACCCGCTTACTTTTAAAGCTTATTTTGATCCCCAGTCTCATTAA
- a CDS encoding alpha/beta hydrolase — translation MFKNICIPLFLCFLLSYKISGQEIKTIKGNHFELKITPQQKAVLVLFPCYPCDIENTKTEAKFLKDIEKEGISTLLLDYNQQLYLTEVEKKEYAQTLNSIFNENNIKKENIFIGGFSSGGNVAILLSSYLIKTRNPIQPKGLIVVDSPIDLEELYQGAKNDITKNIDQEAVEEGHFLVNLLEKEIGNPKQNIEKYKSFSPYLVSLNSLENIKDLRNIKVRLYCEPDLEWQMKNKNRKYEDLNAYKLEKAYLSLLDLGNQQAEFIKTKNRGIRANGKKHPHSWNIVERESLIQWILPANQNNK, via the coding sequence ATGTTTAAAAATATCTGTATCCCCCTCTTCTTATGCTTTCTGTTATCCTACAAAATAAGCGGCCAGGAAATAAAAACAATAAAAGGGAATCACTTTGAATTGAAAATAACACCTCAACAAAAAGCAGTACTTGTTCTATTCCCATGCTATCCTTGTGACATTGAAAATACAAAGACTGAAGCTAAATTTCTAAAAGATATTGAAAAAGAAGGAATCAGTACCTTACTTCTCGATTACAATCAGCAGCTTTACTTAACCGAAGTGGAAAAGAAAGAATATGCGCAAACATTAAATAGCATCTTTAATGAAAACAACATCAAAAAAGAAAATATATTTATTGGAGGGTTTTCCAGTGGCGGTAATGTTGCCATTTTATTGTCCAGCTATCTCATAAAAACAAGAAACCCAATCCAGCCCAAGGGTCTCATCGTTGTTGATTCACCGATTGATCTTGAAGAATTATATCAAGGGGCAAAAAATGATATCACAAAAAATATAGACCAGGAAGCTGTAGAAGAAGGACACTTTTTAGTTAATTTATTGGAAAAAGAAATCGGTAATCCAAAACAAAACATCGAGAAATACAAAAGCTTTTCGCCCTATCTTGTATCATTAAATTCCCTTGAAAATATAAAAGATTTAAGAAACATTAAAGTAAGGCTGTATTGTGAACCCGATCTGGAATGGCAAATGAAGAATAAAAACCGAAAGTATGAAGATCTCAATGCCTATAAACTAGAAAAGGCTTATTTATCTCTACTTGATTTAGGAAACCAGCAAGCTGAATTTATAAAAACAAAAAACAGAGGAATCAGAGCGAATGGAAAAAAGCATCCGCACTCCTGGAATATTGTAGAACGTGAAAGTTTAATACAATGGATCCTGCCTGCTAACCAAAATAATAAATAG
- a CDS encoding class I SAM-dependent methyltransferase, which yields MKENKYDDSSFFEQYEKMLRSQIGLEGAGEWHALKKMLPDFTGKTVLDLGCGFGWHCRYAVEQGAKSVTGIDLSEKMLEKAREINQLDGIEYVQKALEEVDYPAEQFDLILSSLTFHYIESFNTMAQNICQWLKPGGHFVFSVEHPIFTAEGSQDWAYGSHGEKQHWPVDHYFIQGKRDTTFLGENVVKYHRTLTGYLSSLLKQGFKIKEITEPEPSDQMLKEFAEMKDELRRPMMLLISVEK from the coding sequence ATGAAAGAAAATAAATACGACGATAGCTCTTTTTTTGAGCAATATGAAAAAATGCTTCGTTCTCAAATAGGATTGGAAGGAGCCGGAGAATGGCATGCTCTTAAAAAGATGCTGCCGGACTTCACCGGAAAAACAGTGCTTGATCTGGGATGTGGTTTTGGCTGGCATTGTCGGTATGCCGTCGAGCAGGGAGCAAAATCTGTAACAGGGATTGATCTTTCCGAAAAAATGCTGGAAAAAGCCAGAGAAATTAATCAGCTTGATGGCATTGAATATGTACAAAAAGCTCTTGAAGAGGTTGACTATCCTGCTGAGCAATTTGATCTTATATTAAGCTCTTTAACCTTCCATTATATAGAATCATTTAATACAATGGCTCAGAATATATGCCAATGGCTAAAGCCTGGCGGACATTTTGTATTTTCAGTAGAACACCCCATATTCACAGCAGAAGGAAGTCAGGACTGGGCTTATGGGTCTCATGGAGAAAAACAGCATTGGCCTGTAGATCATTATTTTATTCAAGGAAAAAGAGATACTACATTTTTAGGCGAAAATGTAGTAAAATATCATAGAACTCTGACCGGTTACCTCAGCAGTCTTTTAAAACAAGGTTTCAAGATAAAAGAAATTACCGAACCGGAACCTAGCGATCAAATGCTAAAAGAGTTCGCAGAAATGAAAGACGAATTAAGACGTCCCATGATGCTCTTGATTTCAGTAGAAAAATAA